In Anoplopoma fimbria isolate UVic2021 breed Golden Eagle Sablefish chromosome 12, Afim_UVic_2022, whole genome shotgun sequence, one DNA window encodes the following:
- the tmem115 gene encoding transmembrane protein 115, producing the protein MNRYLPVARQHFLSALASTSVVVKSISGVVVLLYLLSWAVDTPYALGVTPGYLFPPNFWVWTLVTHGVVEQHVWGVAANVGTVMACGRLLESLWGALELLIFFTVVNVSAGFLAGFSYLLTYISTFDLDFLFAVRVHGAAGFLGGVLVALKQTMGDTTVLRVPQVRLKAAPALVLLLLALLRLSGLLDSCADLAAYSFGALSGWVYLRFYQRHSRGRGDMSDHFAFASFFPEALQPVVGLLAGLVHSALVKVKVCRKMVKRYDVGAPSSITISLPGTDPQDAERRRQLALKALNERLKRVEDHTAWPSMDDEEDDEEDEVRTDTQLLLPGGRDPSSSSTTRPAGGPAGASLSSTSSSSMSQSSGGPSTGGAQHPESSIISFEDAPSRS; encoded by the exons ATGAATCGTTACCTCCCGGTGGCCCGGCAGCACTTCCTGTCCGCCCTCGCCAGCACCAGTGTGGTGGTGAAGAGCATCAGTGGCGTGGTGGTGCTCCTCTATCTGCTGTCGTGGGCCGTGGACACCCCGTACGCGTTGGGGGTGACCCCGGGCTACCTCTTCCCGCCCAACTTCTGGGTGTGGACTCTGGTGACCCACGGGGTGGTGGAGCAGCACGTTTGGGGTGTGGCGGCCAACGTGGGGACGGTGATGGCCTGTGGACGTCTGCTGGAGTCTCTGTGGGGCGCTCTGGAGCTCCTGATCTTCTTCACGGTGGTTAATGTCTCTGCGGGCTTCCTGGCGGGCTTCTCCTACCTTCTCACCTACATCTCCACCTTTGACCTGGACTTCCTGTTTGCGGTGCGCGTCCATGGAGCGGCCGGGTTCCTGGGAGGGGTCCTGGTGGCGCTGAAGCAGACCATGGGGGACACCACAGTGCTCAGAGTGCCACAG GTGAGACTGAAAGCAGCACCGGCtttggtcctcctcctcctcgccttACTGCGCCTGTCAGGGCTGCTGGACAGCTGTGCTGACCTGGCTGCATACAGCTTTGGCGCCCTGTCCGGCTGGGTCTACCTGCGCTTCTACCAGAGGCACAGCCGGGGCCGCGGAGACATGTCGGACCATTTTGCCTTCGCTAGTTTCTTCCCTGAGGCGCTGCAGCCGGTCGTGGGCCTGCTGGCGGGGCTGGTCCACTCTGCCCTTGTGAAGGTGAAGGTGTGCAGGAAGATGGTGAAGAGGTACGACGTAGGGGCCCCGTCCTCCATAACCATCAGCCTACCAGGGACGGACCCCCAGgatgcagagaggagaag ACAACTGGCCCTCAAGGCTCTGAACGAGCGTCTGAAGCGGGTGGAGGACCATACTGCCTGGCCCAGCATGGACGACGAGGAGGacgacgaggaggacgaggtcAGAACCGACACACAGCTGCTCCTCCCGGGTGGACGtgacccctcctcctcctccacgacGAGACCAGCAGGGGGGCCCGCCGGCGCCtcgctctcctccacctcctcatcctcaatGTCACAGAGCAGCGGAGGGCCATCCACGGGCGGAGCGCAACACCCAGAGTCCAGCATTATCAGCTTCGAGGATGCCCCTTCTAGGTCGTAA